The following proteins come from a genomic window of Mariniflexile sp. TRM1-10:
- a CDS encoding M16 family metallopeptidase, whose amino-acid sequence MKKINQNMKFLMISIMLVVTSLTLEAQTKKTASVEGITEYMLDNGLKVLLFPDNSSQTITVNITYLVGSRHEGYGEKGMAHLLEHMLFKGTPNHPDVPKELTARGARPNGTTYYDRTNYFETFNANDENLDWALDLEADRMLNSYVAKKDLESEFSVVRNEFESGENSPSRVLMQKVIDAAYMWHNYGNSTIGNRSDIERVPIENLQAFYKKYYRPDNAVLMVTGKFETDKTLALIDKKFSGIKNPSIPLRDIPTIEPAQDGEKRVAVSRVGDLQIVSTLYHIPAGSHEDYAAMAIAEEILTDQPSGRLYKALVDGKKASSVWSYSPFTKEPSFLYINVDVPSDKLITEAESTLLSTLDAFKDEPVTEEEVNRAKANLLKQYDQISRNSAYLGTYMSEFIGAGDWRLSFIHRDRVESMTADKVNTAIQRYLINTNRTVGNFIPSKQPIRIEIEHTEGIEALVSSYKGKEGYGAGEAFDVSYDNIQSRLNSGTLQKTPIEYGFIKKDNRGKTVTLSFTFRNGNVNDFMNKGKVASYTARMLNKGTQNNSRQDIEDKLSAIKSSIYFNGSNGRVTANINTTEEHLMEALALMTDMLKHPKFDADELDKLKTQELAGIEQNKTEPQFLASKRLSLLNQKYKKGHPLYATTIEEDIQDINAVTVQSIQDYYKTFYGLSDSATLIAIGNIDEQTLKNYFETEFADFKSNKPYTPIADKFAPNKVANEHIKTPDKKNAISIGVLPFESSQVDEDYAALQIAGEIFGGGVLSSRITTRLRQQDGVSYGAGGQVRVDADKNDKNSSMLVYAIYAPENAAKVQTGFKEEIERFIKDGITEEELKVAITSWVQGENVSRAKDNELSGLINNNLYYDRDMMFHKEIEDKITALTVADVNKVIKKHFKTFDKWTVVSAGDFVEHEIKNKDEKVD is encoded by the coding sequence ATGAAGAAAATCAATCAAAACATGAAATTTTTAATGATTTCTATCATGTTGGTGGTAACATCACTAACATTAGAAGCCCAAACTAAAAAAACAGCCAGTGTTGAAGGTATTACCGAATACATGCTTGATAATGGGTTGAAAGTCTTGTTGTTTCCAGACAATTCATCTCAAACCATCACCGTAAACATTACATATTTAGTAGGGTCTAGGCATGAAGGTTATGGAGAAAAAGGCATGGCTCATTTATTGGAACACATGCTGTTTAAAGGCACACCGAACCATCCGGATGTACCTAAGGAGTTAACCGCTCGAGGGGCTAGACCCAATGGAACGACTTATTACGATCGAACCAATTATTTTGAAACTTTTAATGCAAATGACGAAAATTTAGATTGGGCTTTAGATCTGGAGGCAGATAGGATGCTAAATTCATATGTGGCAAAAAAAGATTTAGAATCGGAATTTTCAGTAGTTAGAAATGAATTTGAAAGCGGTGAAAACTCCCCATCAAGGGTATTAATGCAAAAGGTTATTGATGCAGCTTACATGTGGCATAATTATGGAAATTCTACCATTGGTAATCGTTCTGATATTGAGCGTGTTCCTATTGAAAATCTACAAGCATTTTACAAAAAATATTACCGACCAGATAATGCTGTATTGATGGTGACAGGGAAATTTGAAACCGATAAAACTTTAGCTCTAATTGATAAAAAGTTTTCAGGGATTAAAAACCCTAGCATACCACTTCGAGATATTCCAACTATTGAGCCAGCGCAAGATGGTGAAAAACGTGTAGCAGTTAGCCGAGTAGGCGATTTGCAAATTGTATCCACTTTATATCATATACCTGCTGGTTCTCATGAAGACTATGCAGCCATGGCAATTGCAGAAGAAATTTTAACCGACCAGCCTTCAGGAAGACTTTATAAAGCACTCGTTGATGGAAAGAAAGCTTCTTCGGTATGGTCTTACTCACCATTTACAAAAGAACCTTCGTTTTTGTATATTAATGTAGATGTGCCATCAGATAAATTAATAACTGAAGCTGAATCTACATTGCTTTCTACACTAGATGCTTTTAAAGATGAACCGGTAACCGAAGAAGAAGTAAATAGGGCTAAAGCCAATTTATTGAAGCAATATGATCAAATAAGCAGGAATTCGGCGTATTTGGGTACTTATATGAGTGAATTTATTGGTGCAGGTGATTGGAGGTTGTCCTTTATTCATCGCGATAGAGTTGAAAGTATGACTGCTGATAAGGTTAACACAGCCATCCAACGTTACTTAATTAATACCAATAGAACCGTTGGAAATTTTATACCAAGCAAACAACCAATTAGAATAGAAATTGAACATACTGAAGGTATTGAAGCATTGGTTTCTAGCTATAAAGGAAAAGAAGGCTACGGAGCAGGTGAAGCTTTTGATGTGTCTTATGATAATATTCAAAGCAGATTAAATTCTGGGACCCTGCAAAAAACACCTATAGAGTATGGTTTTATTAAAAAAGATAATCGTGGTAAAACGGTAACACTATCCTTTACTTTTAGAAATGGAAATGTAAACGATTTTATGAACAAAGGTAAGGTGGCAAGCTATACGGCTAGAATGCTTAATAAAGGCACCCAGAACAATTCAAGACAGGACATTGAAGACAAATTAAGTGCTATAAAATCATCTATCTACTTTAATGGTTCCAATGGCCGTGTAACAGCAAACATAAATACAACTGAAGAGCATCTTATGGAAGCATTAGCTTTAATGACCGATATGCTAAAGCACCCAAAATTTGATGCAGATGAACTCGATAAGCTTAAAACACAAGAATTGGCAGGCATTGAACAAAATAAAACGGAGCCTCAGTTTTTGGCCAGCAAAAGGTTGTCGTTATTAAATCAAAAGTATAAAAAAGGACATCCGCTTTATGCTACAACCATAGAGGAAGATATCCAAGATATTAATGCTGTTACAGTTCAGTCCATTCAAGATTACTATAAAACGTTTTATGGCCTTTCAGATAGCGCTACTTTAATTGCCATAGGGAATATCGACGAGCAGACATTGAAAAATTATTTTGAAACCGAATTTGCTGATTTTAAGTCGAACAAACCATATACACCTATAGCCGATAAATTTGCACCTAACAAGGTAGCTAATGAGCATATAAAAACACCAGATAAGAAAAATGCCATAAGTATAGGTGTTTTGCCGTTTGAAAGTAGCCAGGTTGATGAAGATTATGCTGCTTTACAAATAGCAGGTGAAATTTTTGGTGGCGGTGTTTTAAGTTCCAGAATAACCACACGATTACGTCAACAAGATGGTGTTAGTTATGGGGCTGGTGGACAAGTTCGTGTTGATGCAGATAAAAATGACAAAAATTCATCGATGCTGGTCTATGCTATTTATGCACCAGAAAATGCAGCAAAAGTACAAACGGGCTTCAAAGAAGAAATAGAACGTTTTATAAAAGATGGAATTACCGAAGAAGAATTAAAAGTTGCCATTACCAGTTGGGTGCAAGGTGAGAATGTCTCTAGAGCAAAAGATAATGAACTTTCCGGATTGATTAATAATAACTTGTATTATGATAGGGATATGATGTTTCACAAAGAAATTGAAGATAAAATAACAGCATTAACCGTTGCAGATGTTAATAAAGTAATTAAAAAACACTTTAAAACTTTTGACAAATGGACTGTTGTTAGCGCAGGTGATTTTGTTGAGCATGAAATTAAAAACAAAGACGAAAAGGTAGATTAA
- a CDS encoding PQQ-dependent sugar dehydrogenase, translating into MKQQLIVFVIILISLNACAQQSESAVKAQNPENVNYTTELVVSDINIPWGMAFLPDGSMLITEKAGELIHFKNGTKTLVEGVPEIYVRGQGGFMDVKLHPNYETNGWIYFSYASAEGEGDGGNTAIMRAKLKDNTLVEKEVLYKASPNSKKGQHFGSRIEFDNDGYLYFSIGERGERDINPQDITRDCGKIYRLHDDGRIPKDNPFVNSENAKPAIYSYGHRNPQGLIKNPETGDLWEHEHGPQGGDEINIIRKGKNYGWPVISYGINYNGTPFTDITEKEGMEQPLFYWTPSIAPSGMAFVTSNKYPDWKGSILVGSLKFGYLERLVLNKEKVVKREKLLDKIGRVRDVIQAPDGYIYVAVEGKGIVKIVPKN; encoded by the coding sequence ATGAAACAACAACTTATTGTATTCGTCATAATTTTAATCTCCTTAAATGCTTGTGCACAACAATCCGAATCTGCAGTAAAAGCCCAAAATCCTGAAAACGTAAATTATACAACAGAATTAGTTGTTTCAGATATAAACATTCCTTGGGGCATGGCATTTTTGCCTGATGGCAGTATGCTAATAACAGAAAAAGCAGGCGAACTTATCCATTTTAAAAATGGCACAAAAACCTTAGTTGAAGGCGTTCCCGAAATATATGTGCGTGGTCAAGGCGGTTTTATGGACGTAAAATTACATCCAAATTACGAAACTAATGGCTGGATTTATTTCTCTTATGCTTCCGCGGAAGGAGAAGGCGATGGTGGTAACACAGCCATCATGCGCGCCAAACTAAAAGATAACACCTTAGTTGAGAAAGAAGTCCTGTATAAGGCATCGCCTAACTCTAAAAAAGGACAACATTTTGGCTCCCGTATAGAATTTGATAACGACGGCTATTTATATTTTTCTATTGGCGAACGCGGCGAACGCGATATAAACCCACAAGACATTACCCGCGATTGTGGTAAAATTTACAGACTTCATGACGATGGACGCATTCCTAAAGACAACCCTTTCGTTAATTCAGAAAATGCAAAACCAGCTATTTATAGTTACGGACACAGAAATCCGCAAGGCTTAATTAAAAATCCGGAAACAGGAGACCTTTGGGAGCATGAACACGGACCACAAGGCGGTGATGAAATCAACATTATCCGAAAAGGAAAGAACTACGGGTGGCCAGTTATATCGTATGGCATTAACTATAACGGAACACCTTTTACAGATATTACTGAAAAAGAAGGCATGGAACAACCTCTTTTTTATTGGACACCCTCCATTGCTCCTAGTGGCATGGCATTTGTTACGTCAAATAAATATCCAGATTGGAAAGGAAGCATTCTAGTTGGTTCGCTTAAATTTGGATATTTGGAACGTCTTGTTTTAAACAAAGAAAAAGTTGTGAAACGCGAAAAATTGTTAGATAAAATTGGTCGTGTTAGAGACGTTATTCAAGCGCCAGATGGCTATATTTACGTGGCAGTAGAAGGCAAAGGCATCGTTAAAATAGTTCCTAAAAATTAA
- a CDS encoding c-type cytochrome has protein sequence MKLFLLSLFATLSVIFTSNSQTNTLKASMERGEEIYTDFCVSCHLPNGKGVERVYPPLANSDYLLKNREASIKGIKFGMNGEIVVNGKKYNNVMTPLGLSDDEIADVMNYISNSWGNKNDNIVTKAEVSKIKK, from the coding sequence ATGAAATTATTCCTGTTAAGTTTATTCGCTACACTTTCAGTTATTTTTACAAGCAATTCGCAAACCAACACTTTAAAAGCAAGCATGGAACGCGGTGAAGAAATCTACACCGATTTTTGTGTATCCTGCCATTTACCTAATGGGAAAGGTGTTGAAAGAGTCTATCCGCCACTTGCCAATTCAGATTACCTGCTTAAAAACAGGGAAGCTAGCATTAAAGGCATTAAATTTGGAATGAATGGTGAAATTGTTGTTAATGGAAAGAAGTACAACAATGTTATGACGCCTTTAGGCTTAAGTGATGATGAAATTGCCGATGTTATGAATTACATCAGCAATAGTTGGGGCAATAAAAACGACAACATAGTAACCAAAGCAGAGGTTTCAAAAATCAAAAAATAA
- a CDS encoding IS110 family RNA-guided transposase produces the protein MKKIRKNAGGIDIGAKKIFIGLEDKEVRSFDTFTSDLEQAVSYLEENNVTSVAMEATGVYWVILYDILKARGIDVWLVDGRSTKQVPGRKTDVKDCQWIQQLHSYGLLNRCFVADELVHELRSYQRLREDHIRSAAMHINHMQKALTLMNVRLKEVLDQVHGVSGLKIIRAILKGERDPGVLVKLCHGSVLKTKKELILKSLKGHYNEAGLFALGQAVVCYDFYQQQIAGCDLKMEEVLKKMGANRPKVSNKATPRKNVRHHKPNIEGMDRYLLQIFEGKDATVLPGITDYNWMQLLSEIGTDLHKWKTEKHFTSWLGLAPKQHHSGKMKKNYKAKGQPKAGLIFKQAATSLLNSKKIALGAFGRKIRAKKGASPAIKAMARKLAELYWKLFVKGLSYVEKGIKDYEEKILFNKQKNIMKMARELGLSISYKTAV, from the coding sequence ATGAAAAAAATCAGGAAAAACGCAGGAGGGATCGATATCGGAGCCAAAAAAATCTTCATAGGTCTTGAAGATAAGGAGGTTCGCAGTTTTGATACCTTCACATCAGATCTGGAACAGGCGGTATCTTACTTAGAGGAAAACAATGTAACCTCAGTGGCCATGGAAGCCACGGGAGTGTATTGGGTCATCCTCTATGATATATTGAAGGCAAGAGGCATCGATGTATGGTTGGTGGATGGCAGGAGCACAAAACAAGTTCCAGGCAGAAAGACCGATGTAAAGGACTGTCAATGGATACAGCAATTGCACAGCTATGGTTTGTTGAACCGTTGTTTTGTTGCAGATGAACTGGTACATGAACTAAGGAGCTATCAACGCCTGCGCGAAGATCACATCCGTAGTGCTGCTATGCATATTAACCATATGCAAAAAGCACTGACCCTGATGAACGTTCGGCTAAAAGAAGTTCTGGACCAAGTTCACGGGGTAAGTGGATTGAAAATAATCAGGGCGATCTTAAAGGGCGAAAGGGATCCCGGGGTTTTGGTAAAGCTATGCCATGGGAGTGTGTTGAAAACAAAAAAGGAACTGATCCTTAAATCCTTGAAAGGGCACTACAATGAAGCAGGGCTATTTGCTTTGGGCCAAGCAGTGGTGTGCTATGATTTTTATCAACAACAAATTGCCGGTTGTGATCTGAAAATGGAAGAAGTCCTTAAAAAGATGGGGGCAAACCGGCCTAAAGTATCAAATAAGGCAACTCCACGAAAAAACGTGAGGCACCACAAACCAAATATAGAAGGAATGGACCGTTATCTATTGCAAATATTTGAAGGCAAAGATGCTACGGTCCTACCCGGTATAACAGATTATAATTGGATGCAGCTCCTATCGGAAATAGGGACTGATTTACATAAATGGAAAACAGAAAAGCATTTTACTTCCTGGTTGGGACTGGCGCCAAAACAGCACCATTCGGGCAAGATGAAAAAAAACTATAAGGCTAAAGGACAACCAAAGGCCGGCCTGATATTTAAGCAAGCGGCCACGAGCCTGCTCAACAGCAAGAAAATTGCATTGGGTGCTTTTGGCAGAAAGATAAGGGCAAAGAAAGGGGCATCACCGGCAATAAAGGCAATGGCAAGAAAACTGGCAGAGCTCTATTGGAAGCTATTTGTTAAAGGACTGTCATATGTAGAGAAGGGAATCAAAGATTATGAGGAGAAGATCTTGTTTAATAAACAAAAGAACATTATGAAAATGGCAAGAGAACTTGGTTTGTCAATTAGCTATAAAACAGCGGTTTAG
- the udk gene encoding uridine kinase: protein MLIIGIAGGTGCGKTTVVNQILNELPEGEVGVISQDSYYKDTTYLSYEERIKINFDHPRSIDFELLENHLKDLKNNIPIHQPVYSFVKHNRTGDTILTHPRKVMIVEGILILTHPTLRDMFDIKIFVHADSDERLIRRLKRDISERGRDLDEVLTRYQTTLKPMHDQFIEPMKEYADIIIPNNKYNTVAVDIVRTIINNKL from the coding sequence ATGCTTATTATAGGAATTGCTGGCGGAACGGGTTGTGGCAAAACAACTGTTGTAAATCAAATACTTAACGAACTTCCTGAAGGCGAGGTTGGTGTTATCTCACAAGATTCTTATTATAAAGACACCACGTATTTAAGTTACGAAGAGCGCATCAAAATAAATTTCGACCATCCCCGATCTATAGATTTTGAGCTTTTGGAAAACCATCTTAAAGATTTAAAAAACAACATTCCAATACACCAACCCGTGTATTCTTTCGTTAAACATAATAGAACAGGCGATACTATTTTAACGCACCCAAGAAAAGTAATGATTGTTGAAGGCATATTAATTTTAACACATCCAACGTTACGGGATATGTTCGATATTAAAATATTTGTGCATGCCGATAGTGACGAACGCTTAATACGCCGATTAAAACGTGATATTTCTGAACGTGGAAGAGATTTAGACGAAGTGTTAACACGCTATCAAACCACATTAAAACCCATGCACGACCAGTTTATTGAACCTATGAAAGAGTACGCAGACATTATTATACCAAATAACAAATACAACACGGTAGCGGTTGATATTGTTCGCACCATTATTAATAACAAGCTATAA
- a CDS encoding FtsB family cell division protein has protein sequence MTFFKHKIFKPFKNIFILILAVFIVWMLFFDANSWLIHHELNTDIDALESEKEYYKKEIEKDNKAIKTLSTKEGLEKFAREEYYMKRDNEEIYIIEYEDSLKTKEND, from the coding sequence ATGACTTTTTTTAAGCATAAAATATTCAAACCGTTTAAAAACATATTCATACTCATTTTAGCAGTATTTATAGTTTGGATGCTTTTTTTCGACGCCAATTCGTGGTTAATCCATCATGAATTAAATACCGATATTGATGCTTTGGAAAGCGAAAAAGAATACTATAAAAAAGAAATTGAAAAAGATAATAAAGCTATCAAAACACTAAGCACCAAAGAAGGTTTAGAAAAATTTGCTCGTGAAGAATATTATATGAAACGTGATAATGAGGAAATTTACATCATTGAATATGAAGATAGCCTAAAAACTAAAGAAAATGATTGA
- a CDS encoding methylmalonyl-CoA mutase subunit beta, with the protein MIDGLFDEFDSVSAKQWKQKIQFDLNGADYNETLIWKSNEDISVKPFYNLEDLKAIPEVPNTKATPWQICQTIFVANVEKSNQKAIKAIQRGAESIKFIIPNQDISIKDLLENLDGIPVFLEFQFLSETYIKKLNAWQLEHNQKASFKNDIQIQTDIIGNLARTGNWFHTINSDFTEFKSIIKQTKSFKIDATLYQNAGANMVQQLAYALAHANEYLNAIDSDFNTETKQTFQITFEVSIGSNYFFEIAKLRALRVLWNTLASEYDINSHCHITATPTKRNKTIYDYNTNLLRSTTECMSAILGGANTICNLPYDAIYKKANTFSERMARNQLLILKHESYFDKVNNPSDGAYYIESLTSQLAEKALTLFKDIEANGGFLKQLKEGTIQRKIKESATKEQQQFDTGETILLGTNKHPNPNDVMKNELELYPFVKTHQRKTLIEPIIEKRLAETLEQKRLKNE; encoded by the coding sequence ATGATTGATGGTTTGTTTGATGAATTCGATTCGGTTTCAGCTAAACAGTGGAAACAAAAAATCCAGTTCGATTTAAACGGTGCTGATTATAACGAAACGCTTATTTGGAAAAGTAACGAAGATATTTCGGTAAAACCATTTTACAATTTAGAAGATTTAAAAGCCATCCCAGAAGTTCCCAACACCAAAGCAACACCATGGCAAATTTGCCAAACTATTTTTGTTGCTAATGTTGAAAAATCGAACCAAAAAGCCATTAAAGCCATTCAACGAGGCGCAGAAAGCATCAAATTTATCATACCCAATCAAGATATTTCAATTAAAGATTTATTGGAAAACCTTGATGGCATTCCTGTTTTTTTAGAATTCCAATTTCTTTCTGAAACATATATCAAGAAGCTAAACGCATGGCAACTTGAGCACAATCAAAAGGCTTCTTTTAAAAACGACATCCAAATTCAAACAGACATCATAGGAAATCTTGCCAGAACAGGCAATTGGTTTCACACTATAAACAGCGATTTCACTGAATTTAAATCAATAATCAAGCAAACCAAGTCTTTTAAAATCGATGCTACCTTATACCAAAATGCTGGCGCCAACATGGTACAGCAATTGGCTTACGCACTTGCACATGCCAATGAATACTTAAATGCCATTGATAGTGATTTTAACACAGAAACCAAACAAACTTTTCAAATCACCTTTGAAGTTTCGATAGGTTCAAACTACTTTTTTGAAATCGCCAAATTGCGTGCCTTAAGAGTGCTTTGGAATACACTAGCCTCAGAATACGACATAAACAGCCATTGCCACATCACGGCAACACCTACAAAACGAAACAAAACCATATACGATTACAATACCAATTTATTACGGAGCACTACCGAATGTATGAGTGCCATACTTGGTGGTGCCAATACTATTTGCAATTTGCCTTATGATGCCATATATAAAAAAGCCAATACGTTTAGCGAACGAATGGCTCGTAACCAGCTTTTAATTTTAAAGCACGAAAGCTATTTTGATAAGGTAAACAATCCATCTGATGGGGCTTATTACATAGAATCTTTGACCAGCCAACTTGCAGAAAAAGCCTTAACTCTATTTAAGGACATCGAAGCTAATGGTGGTTTTTTAAAACAATTAAAAGAAGGTACCATTCAACGAAAAATAAAAGAAAGTGCCACCAAAGAACAGCAACAGTTTGATACTGGTGAAACTATTTTATTAGGTACAAACAAACACCCAAATCCTAATGACGTCATGAAAAACGAGTTAGAACTTTATCCGTTTGTAAAAACACATCAAAGAAAAACCCTTATAGAACCTATTATTGAAAAACGATTAGCCGAAACATTAGAACAAAAACGATTAAAGAATGAATAG
- the scpA gene encoding methylmalonyl-CoA mutase encodes MSRKNLQHINLKTEIGKPKSEASETFVTAEGIDIKSTYSKQDIENLEHLNFAAGITPNLRGPYSTMYVQKPWTIRQYAGFSTAEDSNAFYRRNLGAGQKGLSVAFDLATHRGYDSDHERVTGDVGKAGVAIDSVEDMKRLFDQIPLDKMSVSMTMNGAVLPIMAFYIVAAQEQDVKTEQLSGTIQNDILKEFMVRNTYIYPPKPSMKIISDIFEYTSKNMPKFNSISISGYHMQEAGATCDIELAYTLADGLEYIRKGLDAGMDIDMFAPRLSFFWAIGMNHFMEISKMRAARMLWAKLVKQFHPKNEKSLVLRTHCQTSGWSLTEQDPFNNIARTTIEAAAAAFGGTQSLHTNALDEAIALPTDFSARIARNTQLFLQEETKITKTVDPWAGSFYVEKLTHDIAQKAWALIEEVEALGGMTKAIEAGIPKMRIEQAATKKQARIDSNQDIIVGVNKFKLSKEDPIVTLEVDNETVRRQQIERLNTIKAERNSEKVNIALSKLTEAAKFYVNLNNKSGQDFTSKLKDSQRRENENLLVLAVEAARERATLGEISDALEVVFGRYKAEIKSFSGVYSKEIKNDASFKKAQELADIFAKQEGRRPRIMIAKMGQDGHDRGAKIVATGYADVGFDVDIGPLFQTPQEVAKQAIENDVHILGISSQAAGHKTLVPQVIGELKKYGRHDIMVIVGGVIPKQDYPFLLDAGATAIFGPGTKISDAAIDILEILIEAK; translated from the coding sequence ATGTCTAGAAAAAATCTTCAGCATATTAATCTAAAGACCGAAATCGGGAAACCAAAATCAGAAGCTTCTGAAACTTTTGTTACAGCTGAAGGGATTGACATAAAATCAACTTATTCAAAACAAGACATTGAAAATTTAGAACACCTCAACTTTGCTGCTGGCATAACCCCAAACCTTCGCGGACCGTACAGTACCATGTATGTTCAAAAACCATGGACTATTAGGCAATACGCAGGGTTTTCAACTGCTGAAGATAGCAATGCTTTTTACAGACGCAACTTGGGAGCAGGACAAAAAGGACTTTCGGTAGCCTTCGATTTAGCAACACACAGGGGTTACGATAGCGATCATGAGCGTGTTACGGGCGATGTTGGAAAAGCAGGTGTAGCCATAGATTCGGTGGAAGACATGAAACGGCTTTTCGACCAAATTCCACTCGATAAAATGAGTGTCTCCATGACCATGAATGGCGCTGTTTTGCCCATTATGGCATTCTATATAGTGGCAGCACAAGAACAAGACGTTAAAACAGAACAACTTTCCGGCACCATTCAAAATGATATTTTAAAAGAGTTTATGGTGCGTAACACCTATATCTACCCACCTAAACCATCCATGAAAATCATATCGGATATTTTTGAATACACTAGTAAAAATATGCCAAAATTCAATAGCATCAGTATTTCGGGATATCATATGCAAGAAGCTGGTGCCACTTGCGATATTGAATTGGCATACACATTGGCTGATGGCTTAGAATATATAAGAAAAGGGTTAGACGCTGGCATGGATATAGACATGTTCGCCCCTCGCCTTTCGTTCTTTTGGGCCATTGGCATGAATCATTTTATGGAAATTTCCAAAATGCGGGCTGCACGCATGCTATGGGCAAAATTGGTAAAACAATTTCATCCTAAAAACGAAAAATCGTTAGTTTTAAGAACACATTGCCAAACCTCTGGTTGGAGTTTAACAGAACAAGACCCTTTTAATAATATAGCCAGAACCACTATTGAAGCCGCTGCAGCTGCTTTTGGCGGCACGCAAAGTTTACACACCAACGCTCTAGACGAAGCCATTGCGTTACCAACCGATTTTTCGGCACGAATTGCCAGAAACACACAACTTTTTTTACAAGAAGAGACTAAAATCACAAAAACGGTCGACCCCTGGGCGGGCAGTTTTTATGTTGAAAAATTAACCCATGATATTGCCCAAAAAGCATGGGCACTTATTGAAGAAGTTGAAGCACTTGGTGGTATGACCAAAGCTATTGAAGCAGGCATTCCCAAAATGCGTATTGAACAAGCAGCAACAAAAAAACAAGCACGTATTGACTCCAATCAAGATATCATTGTGGGCGTCAATAAGTTTAAACTTAGTAAAGAAGACCCCATAGTAACACTTGAAGTTGATAATGAAACGGTACGCAGACAACAAATTGAGCGTTTAAACACCATTAAAGCTGAAAGAAATTCTGAAAAGGTAAACATAGCCTTATCAAAATTAACAGAAGCGGCTAAATTTTATGTAAATTTGAATAATAAATCTGGGCAAGATTTTACATCTAAACTAAAAGATTCCCAACGTCGTGAGAATGAGAATTTATTAGTTTTAGCTGTTGAAGCAGCTCGAGAACGTGCCACATTAGGAGAAATTAGTGACGCACTTGAAGTGGTATTTGGACGTTATAAAGCTGAAATAAAATCGTTTTCTGGTGTGTATAGCAAAGAAATAAAAAATGACGCCTCGTTTAAAAAGGCACAAGAATTAGCCGATATTTTCGCCAAACAAGAAGGGCGAAGACCCCGTATTATGATTGCTAAAATGGGACAAGACGGTCATGACCGTGGTGCTAAAATAGTTGCTACAGGTTATGCCGATGTCGGTTTTGATGTCGATATTGGTCCCCTTTTTCAAACACCACAAGAAGTCGCAAAACAAGCCATCGAAAATGATGTGCATATTCTAGGTATTTCATCGCAAGCAGCAGGACACAAAACACTTGTACCTCAAGTTATTGGGGAACTTAAAAAATATGGTCGCCATGATATTATGGTTATTGTTGGTGGTGTCATACCAAAACAAGACTACCCATTTTTACTAGATGCAGGTGCCACAGCCATATTTGGCCCAGGTACCAAAATTAGTGATGCAGCCATTGATATTTTAGAGATTTTAATAGAGGCTAAATAA